In a single window of the Papaver somniferum cultivar HN1 chromosome 8, ASM357369v1, whole genome shotgun sequence genome:
- the LOC113303294 gene encoding uncharacterized protein LOC113303294 isoform X1, with protein MKTATVSSSCFHAYTSAFLQYPNHMKPAISNSNMKSSKFNRNVKSEIEIRVCVNKACSKQGSRETLEILSGISPPNIIIKSCGCLGKCGSGPNLVVLPEGVLVSHVGTPMKTAQVLACFSTAKENDPQNNLKSLALRKKADAELDNKNYEQALVLLSQAAEIKPFGGLHLIYKSRSSARLGMGDVSGALEDAKKALNLAPRFTQQAYICQGDAFLEMEEFDAAEKSYSSALQTDPSIRRSKSFKARIAKLHEKLAAADLP; from the exons ATGAAGACAGCAACTGTAAGCTCGAGTTGTTTCCATGCGTACACTTCTGCATTCCTTCAATATCCAAACCATATGAAACCAGCAATATCAAATTCCAAtatgaaatcatcaaagttcaatcgaAATGTAAAATcagaaattgaaattagggtttgtgtaaATAAAGCATGTAGCAAACAAGGATCAAGAGAAACCTTAGAAATTTTATCCGGTATTTCACCACCGAATataatcataaaatcatgtggTTGTTTAGGTAAATGTGGATCCGGTCCGAATCTCGTTGTTTTACCTGAAGGTGTTTTAGTTAGTCACGTTGGTACTCCCATGAAAACTGCTCAAGTACTTGCTtgttttagtactgcgaaggaaaATGATCCTCAAAACAATCTTAAATCACTTGCTTTGAGAAAAAAAGCTGATGCTGAATTGGATAACAAGAATTACGAACAAGCTCTGGTTTTGCTTTCTCAG GCAGCTGAGATTAAACCTTTTGGCGGCTTGCATCTTATATATAAAAGCAG GTCTTCTGCCAGGTTGGGCATGGGTGATGTTTCTGGGGCTCTTGAAGATGCTAAAAAAGCATTAAATCTAGCTCCTCGATTTACTCAG CAGGCTTATATTTGCCAAGGAGATGCTTTCTTAGAGATGGAAGAATTTGATGCAGCTGAAAAGTCTTATTCATCTGCTTTACAGACTGACCCCTCCATTCGTCGATCAAAATCCTTCAAG GCTCGGATTGCGAAACTTCATGAGAAACTTGCTGCTGCAGATTTGCCTTAA
- the LOC113303294 gene encoding small glutamine-rich tetratricopeptide repeat-containing protein 2-like isoform X2 produces MKTATVSSSCFHAYTSAFLQYPNHMKPAISNSNMKSSKFNRNVKSEIEIRVCVNKACSKQGSRETLEILSGISPPNIIIKSCGCLGKCGSGPNLVVLPEGVLVSHVGTPMKTAQVLACFSTAKENDPQNNLKSLALRKKADAELDNKNYEQALVLLSQAAEIKPFGGLHLIYKSRSSARLGMGDVSGALEDAKKALNLAPRFTQAYICQGDAFLEMEEFDAAEKSYSSALQTDPSIRRSKSFKARIAKLHEKLAAADLP; encoded by the exons ATGAAGACAGCAACTGTAAGCTCGAGTTGTTTCCATGCGTACACTTCTGCATTCCTTCAATATCCAAACCATATGAAACCAGCAATATCAAATTCCAAtatgaaatcatcaaagttcaatcgaAATGTAAAATcagaaattgaaattagggtttgtgtaaATAAAGCATGTAGCAAACAAGGATCAAGAGAAACCTTAGAAATTTTATCCGGTATTTCACCACCGAATataatcataaaatcatgtggTTGTTTAGGTAAATGTGGATCCGGTCCGAATCTCGTTGTTTTACCTGAAGGTGTTTTAGTTAGTCACGTTGGTACTCCCATGAAAACTGCTCAAGTACTTGCTtgttttagtactgcgaaggaaaATGATCCTCAAAACAATCTTAAATCACTTGCTTTGAGAAAAAAAGCTGATGCTGAATTGGATAACAAGAATTACGAACAAGCTCTGGTTTTGCTTTCTCAG GCAGCTGAGATTAAACCTTTTGGCGGCTTGCATCTTATATATAAAAGCAG GTCTTCTGCCAGGTTGGGCATGGGTGATGTTTCTGGGGCTCTTGAAGATGCTAAAAAAGCATTAAATCTAGCTCCTCGATTTACTCAG GCTTATATTTGCCAAGGAGATGCTTTCTTAGAGATGGAAGAATTTGATGCAGCTGAAAAGTCTTATTCATCTGCTTTACAGACTGACCCCTCCATTCGTCGATCAAAATCCTTCAAG GCTCGGATTGCGAAACTTCATGAGAAACTTGCTGCTGCAGATTTGCCTTAA